In Syntrophales bacterium, the genomic window GGGGATCACACGGTTAAAGGAACCATATGTCCTCTCCATGTGGTAATAATCTTTCCCCTTCTCTTCCTTTTCTTCTTTTTTTTCTCCCTTGATGGTCAGGGTATCATCGGAAAGCAGTACCTCGATATCTTTCTCATCAATACCGGGAAGTTCAGCCTTGATACTGACCTCCTTATCATCTTCTTTGAGATCAATGGAAGGAGAGAAACCCCCAAATCGCTCCTCCAGGGCGCCAAAGGGTGCAATATCAAACCCCCGGAAGAAATCATCAAACAACCGGTTCATCTCTCGCTGAAAAGCGTAGAAGGGACTCTCTTCACGTCTTAGAGGAATACCGCTTCTCCTCCAAATTGATGGGACGAGATTTTTCATAGCCATAAG contains:
- a CDS encoding Hsp20/alpha crystallin family protein, with protein sequence MAMKNLVPSIWRRSGIPLRREESPFYAFQREMNRLFDDFFRGFDIAPFGALEERFGGFSPSIDLKEDDKEVSIKAELPGIDEKDIEVLLSDDTLTIKGEKKEEKEEKGKDYYHMERTYGSFNRVIPLPLGVDTTNAEAHFKNGVLSIKLPKTEGAKAKGKKILIKAE